A genomic segment from Idiomarina piscisalsi encodes:
- a CDS encoding gamma carbonic anhydrase family protein, producing MADLRSYQEHEPIIGERVYLDPSAVIVGNVTLGDDSSVWPMVAARGDVNSISIGKRTNIQDGTVLHVTRKSPSNPDGHPLIIGDEVTVGHHCMLHGCQLGNRILVGMSAVIMDDVIVEDDVIIGAGSLVPPGKRLESGYLYVGSPVEKKRKLNKGEAAFLSQSAQNYVDLKDDYLLQVSPVS from the coding sequence ATGGCAGACTTACGCAGTTATCAGGAGCATGAGCCTATAATTGGCGAACGCGTCTATTTAGATCCAAGTGCGGTTATCGTAGGCAATGTAACGCTGGGGGACGACAGCAGTGTCTGGCCCATGGTTGCTGCCCGGGGTGATGTGAACTCAATAAGCATTGGCAAAAGAACCAATATTCAGGACGGAACCGTATTACACGTGACCCGTAAGTCACCATCAAATCCAGATGGCCACCCTCTAATTATTGGTGATGAAGTTACCGTAGGGCATCATTGTATGCTTCACGGCTGCCAACTCGGTAACCGTATACTCGTAGGTATGTCTGCAGTTATTATGGACGATGTTATTGTCGAGGATGATGTGATTATTGGTGCCGGGAGTCTTGTACCGCCGGGCAAGCGTCTTGAAAGTGGGTACTTATATGTCGGAAGCCCGGTCGAAAAGAAACGCAAACTCAATAAAGGCGAGGCTGCGTTTCTCAGTCAGTCCGCGCAAAACTACGTCGACTTAAAAGATGACTACTTACTGCAAGTAAGTCCTGTTTCCTAA
- a CDS encoding cytochrome b — protein MLQNSQQRYGLVSIIIHWLSAVIVFCLFALGWWMLTLTYYDQWYRLGPWWHKSFGICLLIITILRVLWVITSTKPALQGTKLEVVGAKIGHGLLYLLLFSVMISGYLISTADGSSISVFDLFSVPATLSDIPGQEDIAGEVHWYSALALVILAGGHALAALKHHFINRDTTLIRMFGKSKRK, from the coding sequence ATGCTTCAAAACTCGCAACAACGATATGGATTAGTAAGCATCATTATACACTGGCTATCCGCTGTCATAGTGTTTTGTTTATTTGCCCTGGGTTGGTGGATGCTCACGTTAACCTATTACGATCAATGGTATCGATTAGGTCCCTGGTGGCATAAATCATTTGGTATTTGTTTACTGATTATTACCATTCTCCGAGTGTTATGGGTAATAACTAGTACAAAGCCTGCACTACAAGGAACAAAGCTTGAAGTCGTCGGTGCAAAAATTGGACACGGACTGCTGTATCTATTGTTGTTCAGCGTGATGATAAGTGGCTATTTGATCTCAACGGCTGATGGTAGTTCGATATCGGTTTTTGATCTGTTTTCAGTCCCGGCAACGTTAAGTGACATACCTGGTCAAGAAGACATTGCAGGCGAAGTGCATTGGTATTCGGCATTAGCATTGGTGATTCTAGCGGGCGGTCACGCTTTGGCGGCCTTAAAGCACCATTTTATAAATCGAGATACGACTCTGATTCGTATGTTTGGAAAATCAAAGAGGAAATAG
- a CDS encoding YceI family protein, whose translation MKKTLLAAAIVSTAMFSTSTLAEDYKIDIEGQHAFIEFKISHLGYSWLYGRFNDFEGSFSYDENAPENASVNVTIDTASVDTNHAERDKHLRGEDFLNVSEFPQATFKSTKYVPDEDDKGEGTLYGDFTLNGVTKEIAIEVEHVGAGEDPWGGFRRGFHGEVDLTLADYNIDYNLGPAAKEVELELSIEGIRQ comes from the coding sequence ATGAAAAAGACATTATTAGCAGCGGCTATCGTAAGCACCGCAATGTTCAGTACATCCACATTAGCTGAAGACTATAAAATCGATATTGAAGGTCAGCATGCGTTTATCGAGTTTAAGATTAGTCACCTTGGCTATAGCTGGTTATATGGCCGTTTCAACGACTTTGAGGGTAGCTTTAGCTACGATGAAAACGCCCCTGAAAATGCTTCGGTCAACGTTACTATAGATACTGCCAGCGTAGACACCAACCACGCTGAGCGCGATAAACATTTACGAGGAGAGGATTTCTTAAACGTGTCTGAATTCCCTCAGGCAACATTCAAGAGCACCAAGTACGTGCCTGATGAAGATGATAAAGGCGAAGGTACACTTTATGGTGACTTTACTTTAAATGGCGTTACCAAAGAAATTGCTATTGAAGTTGAGCACGTTGGGGCCGGCGAAGACCCTTGGGGCGGCTTTCGCCGCGGTTTCCACGGCGAAGTTGACTTAACTTTGGCTGACTACAATATCGACTACAACCTTGGCCCAGCTGCTAAAGAAGTTGAGCTGGAGCTTTCAATTGAAGGCATTCGTCAATAA
- a CDS encoding heme biosynthesis HemY N-terminal domain-containing protein codes for MKWLIALVVLLIIGAVLGPAASGNAGYVLIQFAGWSIEATVVGLIVVVVAAALIAAVAISILRRLLSKTQRGAAWFSNRSDRKAKQLYEEGIRLLLDDSAEAASLRFASSYKKRPIQETAAMAALASCLANDTGKAQYWHEEAGDFAKGSDTLLSILKVSQQVNNDPHSADTAVQELLDKHPNSAHVAFLAKTAYKASGNYKALKDLLPKLKQHAELSPAEFERLEYDVYLDYFVSIGRNGNDALKDAWQSLSSKQRGDATTRLAYAAALKHLGEQELSAKVILKGLKREDIHPSGVNALKLFNGKYAKLVEFVQEKLKQNPDDKDYLYAFALIAMDNQDYSLAQRALKKLVDVEPNAKTYRLLGDAYYALGDSQLAANAYKQALAD; via the coding sequence ATGAAGTGGTTAATTGCGCTCGTTGTTTTATTGATTATTGGGGCGGTATTAGGCCCTGCTGCGTCTGGAAACGCGGGTTATGTCCTGATTCAGTTTGCTGGTTGGTCTATTGAAGCAACCGTTGTCGGGCTTATTGTTGTCGTTGTTGCAGCAGCTTTGATAGCAGCCGTTGCCATATCCATTTTGCGTCGACTGCTCAGTAAAACTCAAAGGGGCGCCGCATGGTTTTCGAATCGCTCTGACAGAAAGGCCAAGCAGCTTTATGAAGAAGGTATTCGGTTATTGCTAGATGATTCTGCAGAAGCAGCCTCATTGCGCTTTGCATCGTCCTATAAAAAGCGACCGATACAAGAAACAGCGGCAATGGCAGCCTTGGCATCCTGTTTAGCGAACGACACTGGAAAGGCGCAGTACTGGCATGAGGAGGCAGGGGACTTTGCCAAAGGCTCGGACACGTTACTGAGCATTTTAAAAGTCTCTCAACAAGTCAATAACGATCCCCACAGTGCCGATACAGCAGTTCAAGAGCTACTGGATAAACACCCGAACTCTGCGCATGTCGCCTTCCTGGCTAAGACTGCCTATAAAGCATCGGGTAATTATAAAGCCCTTAAAGATCTGCTTCCTAAACTAAAACAGCACGCCGAATTGAGCCCTGCCGAGTTTGAGCGACTGGAGTATGACGTCTATTTAGATTACTTCGTATCGATCGGCCGTAATGGCAACGACGCACTAAAAGACGCTTGGCAAAGCCTTTCTAGCAAACAACGTGGAGACGCAACGACGCGCCTGGCTTATGCTGCTGCGTTAAAGCATTTAGGTGAGCAAGAGCTCTCTGCAAAAGTGATATTGAAAGGTCTTAAGAGAGAAGACATCCACCCGTCAGGTGTCAATGCGCTGAAGTTATTTAACGGCAAGTATGCAAAACTGGTTGAGTTCGTTCAAGAAAAGCTGAAGCAGAACCCGGATGATAAAGATTATTTGTATGCGTTTGCTTTAATCGCAATGGATAATCAAGATTATTCATTAGCCCAACGGGCTCTTAAAAAGCTGGTAGATGTAGAGCCAAATGCTAAGACTTATCGCTTACTCGGCGATGCGTACTATGCACTAGGGGATAGCCAATTAGCCGCTAACGCTTATAAACAAGCGTTAGCAGACTAA
- a CDS encoding uroporphyrinogen-III C-methyltransferase — protein MTAMRKNNKTVLLLRPEDRAQHISEGLTKAGIAHFIHSFVRVTPKQVDKSEVQRVNETAWDGIILVSKTAVDYALASGFNARQSQYFAVGSSTARYAADKLNVPVTSPAFAHRSEGLLALPELNNVNGQKWLIIRGIGGREVLSEHLKMHGGDVSYWEVYERQPVPLSDASVVDKWVSSVDTIVVTSAEQLDYFLSELPESASLWLESCHWVVPSERLKSLIPVKQSASIEVTESASDAIILDALVANGNAHMNSEDTTNEEHVESSVETEKDETVTAKKSSRRFFKRLLWLIILIAIVAAAYYGYTRFPSLFSADDSNQVASSEQKSAQQTPEKIDPLENRLQQLEQSLANFERQLQETPNSQDLNKLSNSAQQLREDYLALRSGLESLRDEVRQSPADRAAHWRLLEIKQMLATAARLLWVREDYELAGKLLRLADNQLSGMDSREALRTRELLAKDIEKVTALSSTNNTDLVMTLIGLQDRVDSLPDTINNEYRIEADNNENTATGNSWQANLESNWNDFLDNFIRIQPVESDPEPLLNKAHRAAINARISLTFTLAQDAALKGNDELFKRYISQLPTLISQVKGDSAASRDVLTRLESLEKAPKTRSTVESLESLDFISRAIEQGDAL, from the coding sequence ATGACAGCGATGCGGAAAAATAATAAGACCGTTTTATTATTACGTCCCGAAGACCGTGCGCAGCACATATCTGAGGGGCTAACAAAAGCGGGTATAGCTCACTTTATTCACAGCTTTGTTCGGGTTACACCCAAGCAAGTGGATAAAAGTGAGGTGCAGCGCGTTAATGAAACCGCCTGGGACGGTATTATTTTAGTCAGCAAAACGGCCGTTGATTATGCGTTGGCAAGTGGTTTTAACGCGAGACAAAGCCAGTACTTTGCGGTGGGATCAAGCACCGCAAGATACGCAGCAGACAAGCTTAATGTACCCGTCACGAGCCCGGCCTTTGCGCATCGATCAGAGGGGTTACTGGCACTACCTGAACTCAACAATGTTAATGGTCAAAAGTGGTTAATTATAAGAGGCATTGGCGGGCGAGAGGTGCTTTCAGAACACCTGAAAATGCACGGCGGTGATGTCAGTTACTGGGAAGTTTATGAGCGACAACCCGTTCCGCTATCAGATGCTTCAGTTGTGGATAAATGGGTATCGTCGGTCGACACCATTGTGGTCACGAGCGCCGAGCAACTGGACTATTTTTTGTCAGAGTTACCGGAATCGGCAAGCCTATGGCTGGAAAGCTGCCATTGGGTAGTCCCCAGTGAGCGCCTGAAAAGTTTGATTCCCGTTAAACAATCAGCCAGTATCGAAGTCACAGAAAGTGCATCAGATGCTATTATTTTAGATGCGCTTGTAGCAAACGGAAACGCACACATGAACAGCGAAGACACGACAAACGAAGAACACGTAGAGTCATCAGTAGAGACAGAGAAAGACGAAACCGTGACGGCGAAGAAAAGCAGCCGGCGTTTTTTTAAGCGGTTGCTATGGCTTATTATTTTGATTGCGATAGTCGCTGCCGCCTATTATGGGTATACGCGTTTCCCGAGTCTATTCTCGGCGGACGATAGCAATCAAGTTGCCTCATCAGAGCAGAAGTCGGCTCAGCAAACCCCTGAAAAAATTGACCCACTGGAGAATCGCCTTCAACAGTTGGAGCAATCTCTTGCTAACTTTGAACGTCAGTTGCAGGAAACGCCTAACTCTCAAGATCTGAATAAGCTCTCTAACTCGGCACAGCAATTGCGCGAGGACTACTTAGCGCTTCGCTCTGGTTTAGAAAGTCTGCGTGATGAAGTGCGTCAGAGCCCGGCCGACCGTGCAGCTCATTGGCGTTTACTTGAAATAAAACAAATGCTCGCAACGGCGGCTCGTCTACTGTGGGTACGGGAAGATTATGAGTTGGCTGGTAAGCTGCTTCGCTTAGCTGACAACCAACTGTCAGGCATGGACAGCCGCGAAGCACTTCGCACTCGTGAGTTGCTGGCCAAGGACATCGAAAAAGTGACTGCGCTGTCTTCAACCAATAACACCGATTTGGTCATGACCTTAATCGGCTTGCAAGATCGCGTCGACAGTTTGCCTGACACGATTAACAACGAATACCGTATTGAAGCGGATAATAATGAAAACACCGCTACTGGCAACAGTTGGCAAGCCAATTTAGAGTCGAACTGGAACGACTTTCTGGATAACTTTATCCGTATTCAGCCTGTCGAATCCGACCCGGAGCCGCTGTTAAACAAAGCACACAGAGCCGCAATTAATGCTCGTATTTCGCTGACGTTCACACTGGCACAAGACGCTGCTCTTAAGGGTAATGATGAACTCTTTAAGCGATATATCAGCCAATTGCCAACACTCATTAGTCAGGTAAAAGGCGACAGTGCGGCAAGCCGTGATGTGCTCACTCGACTTGAAAGCCTTGAGAAGGCGCCGAAGACACGGTCTACCGTCGAGAGTTTGGAGTCGTTGGACTTTATCAGCCGGGCAATTGAACAAGGGGATGCGCTATGA